One Nerophis ophidion isolate RoL-2023_Sa linkage group LG06, RoL_Noph_v1.0, whole genome shotgun sequence genomic region harbors:
- the etv7 gene encoding transcription factor ETV7 isoform X1 yields the protein MHARQVRLSGHHCPLDKLPQDSPPTQEDLWHLPGQLRINPSLWDKDDVAHWLHWAEKEYSLRRPEKGHFEMNGRALCLLTKEDFRYRCPSSGDVLYEILQCVKKRPRSVVCDTPNKSPIQRTDMPRITDPKVEEPGSPSPDNTQVPQKQDFFPEKESHIQEPLNLSWRKKPRTAILRPNGRLPECRLLCDYVYTLLCDGRYQEYIRWEDRSSLVFRVVDPNGLARLWGCHKNRDNMTYEKMSRALRHYYKLNIIKKERGQKLLFRFLKTPQDTRREQTDPVQPRITLPCMTVTFPNSSPTYDLSHERFEVSPDRVSPNCSPTGPLVR from the exons ATGCATGCAAGGCAGGTCAGACTCAGTGGGCATCACTGCCCCCTTGACAAACTTCCACAGGACAGTCCACCCACACAGGAGGACCTCTGGCATCTTCCTGGACAATTAC GAATAAACCCGTCTCTGTGGGATAAGGACGACGTCGCCCACTGGCTCCACTGGGCTGAGAAGGAATATTCACTTCGCCGGCCTGAGAAAGGACACTTTGAGATGAACGGCAGAGCCCTGTGCCTGCTTACTAAGGAAGACTTCCGATACCGTTGTCCCAGTTCAG GTGATGTTCTGTATGAGATCCTGCAGTGCGTAAAAAAGCGTCCAAGGAGCGTTGTATGTGACACCCCAAACAAGTCTCCCATCCAAAGAACAGACATGCCTCGGATCACTGACCCAAAAGTTGAAGAGCCAGGGTCTCCTTCGCCAGATAACACACAAG TTCCCCAAAAACAAGACTTCTTCCCTGAAAAAGAAAGTCACATCCAGGAACCTCTTAATTTGTCTTGGAGAAAGAAGCCAAGAACGGCAATTCTCAGACCTAATGGTCGTTTACCAG AGTGCAGACTCCTGTGTGATTATGTCTATACACTGCTTTGTGATGGCCGATACCAAGAATATATCCGATGGGAGGACCGAAGCAGCCTGGTGTTCAGAGTGGTGGATCCCAACGGCCTGGCACGTCTCTGGGGATGCCACAAG AACCGAGACAATATGACATATGAAAAAATGTCCCGGGCTTTGAGGCACTACTACAAACTCAACATCATCAAAAAGGAGCGAGGACAAAAACTGCTCTTCAG GTTTCTGAAAACGCCTCAGGACACCCGTAGAGAGCAGACTGACCCAGTTCAGCCCCGGATCACGCTCCCCTGCATGACAGTGACTTTTCCAAACAGCAGTCCTACATATGATTTAAGCCACGAGCGTTTTGAGGTTTCACCGGATCGTGTTTCTCCTAATTGCTCTCCAACTGGCCCCCTTGTAAGATGA
- the etv7 gene encoding transcription factor ETV7 isoform X2 produces the protein MHARQVRLSGHHCPLDKLPQDSPPTQEDLWHLPGQLRINPSLWDKDDVAHWLHWAEKEYSLRRPEKGHFEMNGRALCLLTKEDFRYRCPSSGDVLYEILQCVKKRPRSVVCDTPNKSPIQRTDMPRITDPKVEEPGSPSPDNTQECRLLCDYVYTLLCDGRYQEYIRWEDRSSLVFRVVDPNGLARLWGCHKNRDNMTYEKMSRALRHYYKLNIIKKERGQKLLFRFLKTPQDTRREQTDPVQPRITLPCMTVTFPNSSPTYDLSHERFEVSPDRVSPNCSPTGPLVR, from the exons ATGCATGCAAGGCAGGTCAGACTCAGTGGGCATCACTGCCCCCTTGACAAACTTCCACAGGACAGTCCACCCACACAGGAGGACCTCTGGCATCTTCCTGGACAATTAC GAATAAACCCGTCTCTGTGGGATAAGGACGACGTCGCCCACTGGCTCCACTGGGCTGAGAAGGAATATTCACTTCGCCGGCCTGAGAAAGGACACTTTGAGATGAACGGCAGAGCCCTGTGCCTGCTTACTAAGGAAGACTTCCGATACCGTTGTCCCAGTTCAG GTGATGTTCTGTATGAGATCCTGCAGTGCGTAAAAAAGCGTCCAAGGAGCGTTGTATGTGACACCCCAAACAAGTCTCCCATCCAAAGAACAGACATGCCTCGGATCACTGACCCAAAAGTTGAAGAGCCAGGGTCTCCTTCGCCAGATAACACACAAG AGTGCAGACTCCTGTGTGATTATGTCTATACACTGCTTTGTGATGGCCGATACCAAGAATATATCCGATGGGAGGACCGAAGCAGCCTGGTGTTCAGAGTGGTGGATCCCAACGGCCTGGCACGTCTCTGGGGATGCCACAAG AACCGAGACAATATGACATATGAAAAAATGTCCCGGGCTTTGAGGCACTACTACAAACTCAACATCATCAAAAAGGAGCGAGGACAAAAACTGCTCTTCAG GTTTCTGAAAACGCCTCAGGACACCCGTAGAGAGCAGACTGACCCAGTTCAGCCCCGGATCACGCTCCCCTGCATGACAGTGACTTTTCCAAACAGCAGTCCTACATATGATTTAAGCCACGAGCGTTTTGAGGTTTCACCGGATCGTGTTTCTCCTAATTGCTCTCCAACTGGCCCCCTTGTAAGATGA